Proteins encoded by one window of Cupriavidus sp. EM10:
- a CDS encoding fatty acid desaturase produces the protein MTTYLDDQQRMELAQAARHWMWRTELPTWMLVVAVYGSWFGVATHARQLGLPLACALLTLCTTWYLSLQHELMHGHPTRVPWLNACLGAAPLAVWLPYALYRRAHLLHHEADLTHPVADPESYFLDAGAWQATPPMLRRIYKARNTMAGRLLLQPAFSIGSIVSDALLRVRSGDWRDLPVWAAHLATLSVLLAWLQFECGMPAWLMLAGVAYPALSLAAIRSFQEHRPTGSDATRSVINDAGLGWRLLFLNNNFHLVHHDLPAVPWFALGWVYRRRACDYLARNEGFFVRGYREWLLRYAWRAVAPVVHPRFDGMLVLPMEASVDHGKA, from the coding sequence ATGACCACTTATCTCGACGATCAGCAGCGCATGGAACTTGCGCAGGCGGCGCGGCATTGGATGTGGCGCACCGAACTGCCCACCTGGATGCTGGTCGTGGCCGTGTATGGCTCCTGGTTTGGCGTGGCAACCCATGCCCGGCAGCTCGGGCTGCCTCTGGCGTGCGCACTGCTGACGCTGTGCACCACGTGGTATCTGTCGCTGCAGCACGAGTTGATGCACGGGCATCCCACCCGCGTGCCGTGGCTCAACGCGTGCCTCGGTGCGGCGCCGCTGGCAGTGTGGTTGCCCTATGCGCTGTACCGGCGGGCACACCTGCTGCACCATGAGGCTGACCTGACGCATCCGGTCGCCGATCCGGAAAGCTACTTCCTCGATGCGGGCGCGTGGCAAGCCACGCCGCCGATGTTGCGTCGCATCTATAAAGCACGCAACACGATGGCAGGGCGCCTGCTGCTACAGCCGGCGTTCTCCATCGGGTCGATCGTCAGCGACGCGCTTTTGCGGGTGCGGTCTGGCGACTGGCGCGATCTGCCGGTGTGGGCGGCGCATCTTGCCACCTTGTCGGTATTGCTGGCATGGCTGCAGTTTGAGTGCGGCATGCCTGCCTGGCTGATGCTGGCCGGGGTTGCGTATCCTGCGCTATCGCTGGCGGCGATCCGCTCCTTCCAGGAACACCGGCCGACGGGATCCGATGCGACACGGAGCGTGATCAATGATGCCGGACTGGGTTGGCGGCTGCTGTTCCTGAACAACAACTTCCACCTCGTGCACCATGATCTTCCGGCCGTACCCTGGTTTGCACTGGGGTGGGTCTATCGGCGCCGCGCGTGCGACTACCTTGCGCGAAACGAAGGATTCTTCGTACGGGGCTATCGCGAGTGGCTGCTGCGCTATGCCTGGCGCGCCGTGGCACCGGTCGTTCATCCCCGGTTCGACGGCATGCTTGTGCTTCCCATGGAGGCTTCGGTCGATCATGGCAAGGCTTGA
- a CDS encoding phosphate/phosphite/phosphonate ABC transporter substrate-binding protein — protein sequence MARLERWVAALPMYNVSAPLRQDWLLLIDRVGQLLARARTPVALVAVDPGEGADALHAFWRRDDLLLSQTCGYPLVHGLVPYVRLIGTPRFAVSGCHRQTYRSAIVVRADDGPATIEACRGARAACNGADSHSGMNALRHVVAPLARDGHFFGEVVHTGSHLASLAAITDRRADVAAIDCVTLAFAAEHHPALVAGIRQIGLTRAVPGLPFIASRRARTPLVRQVRVALREALRDDAGLRSRLHMDDVVRTTAAAYQPIAAMALDAHRLGYGKLG from the coding sequence ATGGCAAGGCTTGAGCGCTGGGTGGCAGCGCTGCCCATGTACAACGTATCCGCGCCATTGCGCCAGGACTGGTTGCTGCTGATCGACCGGGTCGGGCAGTTGCTCGCGCGTGCCCGTACGCCGGTGGCGCTCGTGGCGGTGGACCCCGGCGAAGGCGCCGATGCGCTGCATGCCTTCTGGCGCCGCGACGACCTGCTGTTGTCGCAGACTTGCGGGTATCCGCTCGTACACGGCCTGGTGCCTTATGTCCGGCTGATCGGCACGCCGCGCTTTGCGGTTTCCGGCTGCCATCGGCAGACCTACCGCAGCGCGATAGTAGTGCGTGCGGACGACGGGCCGGCAACGATCGAGGCCTGCAGGGGTGCGCGAGCCGCGTGCAACGGCGCCGATTCGCATAGCGGCATGAACGCCCTGCGCCACGTCGTTGCGCCGCTGGCCAGGGATGGGCATTTCTTCGGAGAAGTCGTGCACACGGGCTCGCATCTGGCCTCGCTGGCGGCAATTACCGACCGCAGGGCCGATGTGGCGGCTATCGATTGCGTGACACTGGCATTTGCGGCCGAACATCACCCGGCGCTGGTGGCCGGCATCCGCCAGATTGGCTTGACGCGAGCCGTGCCCGGGTTGCCCTTCATTGCATCGCGGCGCGCCCGCACGCCACTGGTGCGGCAGGTCCGCGTGGCCTTGCGCGAGGCGCTTCGCGACGACGCCGGCCTGAGGTCGCGCCTGCATATGGACGACGTCGTGCGGACGACTGCGGCGGCGTACCAGCCGATTGCCGCCATGGCGCTGGACGCTCACCGGTTAGGCTATGGCAAGCTGGGTTGA
- a CDS encoding NtaA/DmoA family FMN-dependent monooxygenase (This protein belongs to a clade of FMN-dependent monooxygenases, within a broader family of flavin-dependent oxidoreductases, the luciferase-like monooxygenase (LMM) family, some of whose members use coenzyme F420 rather than FMN.), with protein sequence MSAHHHETWWDPDPYVQDKARGIYIDVEKMHALNHEGRHFSVAGPLNVTNSEQGQPVLIQAGSSGPGQQLAARHAEVVFTAQQDIGAALEFATGLRKQVADAGRDPRHCLIMPGLMPIVGATEAEAHDKLARLQSFTDQSNALAILAEQLAVDVSGCSLDAPLPPLPTDVVVHSRSALLIRLARERGLTLRQLYHLVASARGHQIVAGTAEQVADHMVEWVRAGAADGFNIMPAYFPGGFEDFASEVVPILQARGAFRREYEGHTLRNHLQLPHPQRR encoded by the coding sequence CTGAGCGCACACCATCATGAAACTTGGTGGGACCCGGACCCGTATGTCCAGGACAAGGCGCGAGGCATCTATATCGACGTAGAGAAAATGCACGCGCTGAACCACGAGGGGCGGCATTTCTCGGTGGCGGGCCCGCTCAACGTCACGAACAGCGAGCAAGGCCAGCCCGTACTGATCCAGGCGGGCTCCTCAGGGCCGGGACAGCAACTGGCCGCGCGGCATGCGGAGGTTGTTTTCACTGCGCAACAGGATATCGGCGCCGCCCTCGAATTTGCTACCGGGCTGCGCAAGCAGGTGGCCGACGCGGGACGTGACCCGCGACATTGCCTGATCATGCCCGGCCTGATGCCGATTGTCGGCGCAACCGAGGCCGAGGCGCATGACAAGCTTGCGCGGTTGCAGTCCTTCACCGACCAGTCGAATGCGCTGGCCATCCTCGCCGAGCAACTGGCCGTCGACGTGTCGGGCTGCTCGCTCGACGCGCCACTGCCGCCCTTGCCCACCGATGTCGTCGTGCATAGCCGCAGCGCGCTGCTGATCCGGCTGGCGCGCGAGCGTGGCCTGACGCTGCGCCAGCTCTATCATCTTGTCGCCAGCGCGCGGGGCCACCAGATCGTGGCGGGCACCGCCGAGCAGGTGGCCGACCACATGGTCGAATGGGTACGTGCCGGCGCCGCCGATGGCTTCAATATCATGCCGGCCTACTTTCCCGGCGGCTTCGAAGACTTTGCAAGCGAGGTCGTGCCGATCCTGCAAGCCCGTGGTGCATTCCGCCGCGAGTACGAGGGCCACACGTTGCGAAACCACCTGCAACTGCCGCATCCCCAGCGACGTTAG
- a CDS encoding tripartite tricarboxylate transporter substrate binding protein, with the protein MRFPVFPAPVRAAMAASIVIASLSAATTYALAQQPFPSRPITYVVPYTPGGTNDNVARIITRRLAEKAGQPVVIEYKAGAGGTLGAGFVAASPADGYTLLNTSIGNVAIAPQLVTVKFDPFHDLVPVAYIGNSLATVAINPSLPIRTLPELIAYARANPGKLTFASSGNGTPGHLAGELLKRQTGIDIRHVPYKGSAPAVADVVAGHVDLVFDPLSTQFIKQGKLRALAYFGGARSPDLPNVPSVRDAGVKGWEESLAGAFFITAPRNLPPEVLAKLRQWIGEILAEPDTVAALSRVQVDVQTLTPEQTAQRIRQVHEIAARVVKDSTTQGN; encoded by the coding sequence ATGCGTTTTCCTGTCTTCCCCGCGCCCGTGCGCGCCGCGATGGCCGCGTCCATCGTCATCGCCTCTCTCTCCGCCGCTACAACTTACGCGTTGGCCCAGCAGCCGTTCCCGTCCAGGCCAATCACCTACGTGGTGCCCTATACGCCCGGCGGCACCAATGACAACGTCGCGCGCATCATTACCAGGCGGCTAGCCGAGAAGGCCGGGCAACCGGTAGTGATCGAGTACAAGGCCGGTGCCGGCGGCACGCTCGGTGCGGGCTTTGTGGCGGCATCTCCCGCAGACGGCTACACCCTGCTCAACACCTCGATCGGCAATGTGGCCATTGCACCGCAGTTGGTGACCGTGAAGTTCGATCCGTTCCACGACCTCGTGCCTGTCGCCTATATCGGCAACTCGTTGGCGACGGTAGCCATCAATCCTTCGCTGCCGATCCGGACGCTGCCCGAACTGATTGCCTATGCGCGGGCCAACCCCGGCAAGCTCACGTTTGCCAGTTCCGGCAACGGCACGCCGGGGCATCTGGCCGGCGAGTTGCTCAAGCGGCAGACCGGGATCGACATCCGTCACGTGCCCTACAAAGGCAGCGCGCCAGCCGTGGCCGACGTGGTCGCCGGCCATGTCGACCTGGTATTCGACCCGCTCAGCACGCAGTTCATCAAGCAGGGCAAGCTGCGGGCACTGGCCTACTTCGGCGGTGCACGTTCGCCCGACCTGCCCAATGTGCCCAGCGTGCGCGATGCGGGCGTCAAGGGCTGGGAAGAATCGCTGGCCGGCGCGTTCTTTATCACGGCGCCACGCAACTTGCCGCCGGAGGTGCTGGCAAAGCTGCGCCAGTGGATCGGCGAGATCCTGGCCGAACCCGACACCGTGGCAGCCCTGAGCCGCGTGCAGGTGGACGTGCAGACGCTGACACCGGAGCAGACTGCGCAACGCATTCGCCAGGTACACGAGATCGCCGCGCGCGTGGTCAAGGACAGCACCACGCAAGGCAACTGA
- a CDS encoding putative bifunctional diguanylate cyclase/phosphodiesterase: MYQAKRAGGSQVWSFGKEDALRLSHRRRLRADLESASAARQFELYYQPQLDLHTGRIFGAEALLRWNHPQLGLLTPADFLDVLLESSAYEATGDWLIRLAFRQAAKWQTENSIPFKVAVNLSATTIQNCDLAALVAEAAEAACVCPSALDIEVTENVVMSDFAAASRALSEVRRLGVTVSLDDFGTGYSSLAYLTRLPVDRIKIDKSFVQELTAKETCHRAHAMVEAMVALSRALGIRTVAEGIETEAQFALVKELGCDAVQGYLIGKPVLAARIEPYAKISFGTVGA, encoded by the coding sequence ATGTATCAGGCGAAGCGCGCGGGCGGCTCGCAGGTGTGGTCGTTCGGCAAAGAAGATGCGCTGCGCCTGTCGCATCGCCGGCGGCTACGCGCGGATCTGGAGAGTGCGAGCGCCGCGCGCCAGTTCGAGCTGTACTACCAGCCACAACTGGACCTGCATACCGGCCGCATTTTCGGAGCCGAGGCGCTTTTACGATGGAACCATCCGCAACTGGGGCTGCTCACGCCGGCCGACTTCCTTGACGTGCTACTTGAATCGTCGGCTTACGAGGCGACTGGCGACTGGCTGATTCGCCTGGCGTTCCGCCAGGCAGCGAAATGGCAGACCGAGAACAGCATCCCTTTCAAGGTCGCCGTCAATCTTTCGGCCACGACGATCCAGAATTGCGATCTTGCCGCACTGGTTGCGGAGGCGGCCGAGGCGGCATGCGTATGCCCTTCCGCACTGGATATTGAGGTGACAGAGAACGTCGTCATGAGCGACTTTGCCGCAGCGTCGCGTGCGCTTTCAGAGGTGCGAAGGCTCGGCGTGACCGTCTCGCTCGACGATTTCGGCACCGGCTACTCCAGCCTCGCATACCTCACACGGCTGCCTGTCGATCGCATCAAGATCGACAAGTCGTTCGTCCAGGAGCTCACGGCTAAGGAGACCTGTCATCGGGCACACGCGATGGTCGAAGCGATGGTCGCTCTCTCGCGCGCGCTGGGCATCAGAACAGTCGCGGAAGGCATCGAAACCGAAGCGCAATTCGCCCTCGTCAAAGAACTCGGCTGCGACGCCGTACAAGGATATTTAATTGGCAAGCCGGTACTGGCCGCGCGCATCGAACCTTACGCCAAGATATCGTTCGGGACGGTCGGAGCTTGA
- a CDS encoding GNAT family N-acetyltransferase, translated as MIGTVTIRRLRADHAQACVDGLADVLIDCVEGGASVSFMLPIGREKAIAFWRAVADDVQQAGRILLVAEDNAGQIVGTVQVITAQPENQPHRADIAKMLVHRRARRNGVAQRLMIAAEVAARQEGKTVLVLDTVTGGPAERLYQRAGWHRVGDVPNYALMPTGELCGTTFYCKQI; from the coding sequence ATGATCGGCACTGTGACAATACGGCGACTGCGTGCGGACCACGCTCAGGCTTGCGTGGACGGACTCGCGGACGTGCTCATCGATTGCGTAGAAGGTGGCGCGTCGGTTAGCTTCATGCTGCCTATCGGACGAGAAAAGGCCATTGCGTTCTGGCGCGCAGTTGCTGACGACGTTCAACAAGCCGGAAGAATCTTGCTCGTCGCCGAGGATAATGCGGGCCAGATTGTAGGCACGGTGCAAGTCATCACTGCACAACCGGAGAATCAGCCGCATCGCGCCGATATCGCCAAGATGCTCGTGCACCGGCGCGCCCGGCGAAACGGCGTCGCGCAGCGACTTATGATCGCCGCCGAGGTGGCCGCGCGGCAGGAGGGCAAGACTGTTCTGGTGCTCGATACCGTCACCGGCGGTCCGGCAGAACGTCTCTATCAGCGAGCAGGCTGGCATCGCGTGGGAGACGTTCCCAACTATGCATTGATGCCTACCGGCGAACTTTGCGGGACGACGTTCTATTGCAAGCAGATTTGA